The Desulfosporosinus acidiphilus SJ4 genome has a window encoding:
- a CDS encoding PilN domain-containing protein, with protein sequence MKEKNEFNFAQRWVTSLARESNGPSKFKTQAVIWGIVGLMIFGIIGSTPWLWDYKLARDINKAEENISSLREISTQVSKMNALKKEVQEEQQTLNTIQKSTHDPGSVLDKLKGMLPIGTIINSFALQENSVALSVSVPNPVDVARLWVSLRDSGMFQEVNLQNVSLQDKVQSLNLNLLLK encoded by the coding sequence ATGAAAGAAAAAAACGAATTCAATTTTGCCCAACGTTGGGTTACCAGTCTGGCTCGTGAATCAAACGGCCCTTCAAAGTTTAAAACACAAGCAGTAATTTGGGGAATCGTAGGTCTCATGATCTTTGGAATTATAGGCAGTACTCCTTGGCTCTGGGATTATAAATTAGCACGAGATATTAACAAGGCTGAAGAGAACATCTCCTCCCTTAGAGAGATTTCAACCCAAGTCAGCAAAATGAATGCTCTTAAAAAAGAAGTTCAAGAAGAGCAACAGACGTTGAATACTATCCAAAAAAGCACTCATGATCCGGGGTCTGTTTTGGATAAGCTGAAGGGGATGTTACCGATTGGAACAATTATCAACTCGTTTGCCCTACAGGAAAATAGCGTAGCCCTGAGCGTAAGTGTTCCGAACCCAGTGGATGTGGCCCGTTTATGGGTCAGCCTTCGTGATTCAGGGATGTTTCAGGAAGTTAATCTGCAAAATGTTTCTTTACAGGATAAGGTTCAAAGTTTAAATCTTAATTTATTGTTAAAGTAG
- the sigK gene encoding RNA polymerase sporulation sigma factor SigK, with the protein MFAEFLLVTIALSALKGVSLLVSYINNNAFPQPLSEHEEARYLAILSKSKSAQPFTLTPEVEDARNTLVEHNLRLVAHLVKKFDGTGEDGDDLISIGTIGLIKGINTFDPGKGTKLATYAARCIENEILMHLRSLKKSRGEVSIYDPIGMDKEGNEISLIDVLGSNEEDISIRVENASEQKALLELVKKLTKREKMVLQLRYGLMNSPKRTQREIAKVLEISRSYVSRIEKKAIQKLMEEMKRIDPK; encoded by the coding sequence GTGTTCGCTGAATTTTTGTTGGTTACAATTGCCTTATCTGCGCTTAAGGGAGTATCCCTGCTAGTTTCCTATATCAATAACAATGCTTTTCCCCAGCCTTTAAGTGAACATGAAGAAGCTCGGTATCTAGCAATTTTGAGCAAGAGCAAATCTGCCCAGCCGTTTACTCTAACTCCTGAAGTGGAGGACGCGCGTAATACTTTGGTTGAGCACAATTTGCGCTTAGTGGCTCATCTTGTCAAAAAATTTGACGGAACGGGAGAGGATGGGGATGATCTGATCTCCATCGGAACGATTGGTTTAATTAAAGGCATTAACACCTTTGATCCCGGGAAGGGGACTAAGCTGGCCACCTATGCGGCCCGGTGCATTGAAAATGAGATCTTGATGCATCTGAGATCCTTGAAGAAATCCCGGGGTGAGGTATCTATTTACGATCCCATTGGCATGGATAAAGAAGGGAATGAGATTTCTCTCATTGATGTTTTAGGTTCCAATGAAGAGGATATTTCTATCAGGGTTGAAAATGCTTCGGAGCAGAAAGCGTTATTGGAGCTCGTTAAAAAGCTTACCAAGAGAGAAAAGATGGTGCTTCAATTGCGCTATGGGCTTATGAACAGCCCTAAGCGGACCCAGCGTGAGATCGCTAAAGTTCTTGAGATTTCACGGTCTTATGTGTCAAGGATTGAAAAAAAGGCGATTCAAAAGCTGATGGAAGAGATGAAGAGGATTGATCCGAAATAA
- the pilO gene encoding type 4a pilus biogenesis protein PilO, translating into MKKEKLQAIILLVIIMFGLCYSYIKFLFLPQWEVIKSDSLRLKSLQNKYQELLLHKTDSTGLQKNIETLEKEVMQLKAKLPNRLDKPQIIVALYTLAKQHGVNPQSITFDQAQNKGAYQEMGISLSCLGKTADLLAMIHDLQFGAGQRLAVKSVNLSGSQGNMRADLKLTASALNGNSNVSGGDKPTFMNSPIGVDSPEKMFSP; encoded by the coding sequence ATGAAAAAGGAAAAGCTGCAAGCCATTATACTTTTAGTGATCATAATGTTCGGCCTCTGTTATTCGTACATAAAATTTCTATTTCTGCCCCAGTGGGAGGTCATTAAAAGTGATAGTTTACGCCTAAAATCATTGCAAAATAAGTATCAGGAATTATTATTGCACAAAACTGATAGTACCGGGTTGCAAAAAAACATTGAAACCTTAGAGAAGGAAGTCATGCAATTAAAAGCTAAACTTCCTAATCGACTGGATAAGCCGCAAATAATCGTTGCCCTTTATACCTTAGCCAAACAACACGGAGTAAATCCTCAGTCAATTACCTTCGATCAAGCCCAAAACAAAGGTGCCTATCAAGAGATGGGAATAAGCTTAAGCTGCTTGGGCAAAACAGCGGATTTACTGGCAATGATTCATGATTTGCAATTTGGAGCGGGACAGCGTCTTGCAGTTAAAAGTGTGAATCTCTCCGGTTCGCAAGGAAATATGCGGGCGGATTTGAAACTGACGGCCAGTGCCCTTAATGGAAATTCCAACGTTTCCGGCGGCGATAAACCAACCTTTATGAATTCCCCAATCGGTGTGGATTCTCCGGAAAAGATGTTTAGCCCCTAA